Proteins found in one Nitrospiria bacterium genomic segment:
- the secA gene encoding preprotein translocase subunit SecA: MLGLLIRKVIGTKNDRELKRLAPKVEQISAFEPAVASLDDQQLRSKTEAFRSRLAAGESLEDLLPEAFAVVRETSKRRLGMRHFDVQLLGGIVLHEGKISEMKTGEGKTLVATLPLYLNALPGLGAHLVTVNDYLAKRDAQWMGPIYHALGLSVGVIQHEAAFRFDPSYQAADRRLQYLRPVSRPEAYQSDITYGTNNEFGFDYLRDNMTVDLNQGVQRELHYAIVDEVDSILIDEARTPLIISGPTEESTDKYYRINQIIPSLKETEDYTVEEKTKTVTLTEEGNAKVERLLGVSNLYDLSNIDLVHHVIQGLKAHTLFKRDVDYVVKDGEVMIVDEFTGRLMPGRRWSDGLHQAVEAKEGVKIANENQTLASITFQNYFRLYKKLGGMTGTADTEAAEFAKIYNLDVMVIPPNRNMIRKDFADVVYRTEREKFNAIVEEVGELHQNGQPVLVGTISIEKSERLSGLLKRQGIKHSVLNAKYHEKEAEIIAQAGSKGAVTIATNMAGRGTDILLGGNPDFLFKRHLIQQPEMPPDEQARLFERIKKECEAEKADVVTLGGLHILGTERHESRRIDNQLRGRAGRQGDPGSSRFYLSLEDDLMRIFGSERISGLMQRLGMEEGIPIEHRMVTRAIENAQKKVEAHNFDIRKQLLEYDDVMNKQREVIYEQRRRILRGENLTDLFLGMIDDRLDEILELYCPEGVYPEEWDLKGLNEALARQFAMNPESESEMKDLGRTALREHLIQKIDEAYKNKEAELGEPLMRQLEKMVTLRVIDTQWKDHLLAMDYLKEGIGLRGYGQKDPLVEYKREGFGMFSALMDRLKTDAVEHLFKIQVVKDQPAPAARPAALPQPPRLQFSRGDAAAQPKTVQREVQKVGRNDPCPCGSGKKYKKCHGQ, translated from the coding sequence ATGTTGGGACTACTGATCCGAAAAGTCATAGGAACGAAGAACGACCGGGAGCTGAAACGACTGGCTCCGAAGGTGGAGCAAATTTCCGCCTTCGAACCGGCCGTCGCATCCTTGGACGATCAGCAACTGCGGTCGAAAACGGAAGCGTTCCGGTCCCGTTTGGCGGCCGGCGAGTCGCTGGAGGATCTCCTCCCGGAGGCCTTCGCCGTGGTGAGGGAAACATCGAAACGCCGTTTGGGGATGCGGCATTTCGACGTGCAACTCCTGGGCGGAATCGTTCTGCACGAGGGCAAGATCTCCGAGATGAAAACGGGCGAGGGCAAGACGCTCGTGGCCACGCTCCCGCTGTATCTGAACGCGCTGCCGGGGCTCGGAGCCCATCTGGTGACGGTAAACGACTACCTGGCCAAACGCGATGCCCAGTGGATGGGTCCGATCTACCATGCCCTGGGATTATCGGTGGGGGTGATTCAGCACGAGGCCGCCTTTCGTTTCGACCCGTCCTACCAGGCGGCCGACCGCCGCCTCCAATACCTGCGGCCGGTGAGTCGACCCGAGGCCTACCAATCCGATATCACCTACGGGACCAACAACGAGTTCGGATTCGACTATCTCCGGGACAACATGACGGTCGACTTGAATCAGGGCGTTCAACGGGAGCTTCACTATGCCATTGTGGATGAGGTCGACAGCATCCTGATCGATGAGGCCCGGACGCCGCTGATCATCTCCGGCCCGACCGAAGAGTCCACCGACAAATACTATCGGATCAATCAAATCATACCGTCCCTGAAGGAAACCGAGGATTATACCGTAGAGGAAAAAACCAAAACGGTGACCCTGACGGAGGAAGGCAACGCAAAGGTCGAGCGGCTTTTGGGGGTTTCGAATCTGTACGACCTGTCGAACATCGATCTGGTGCATCACGTCATTCAAGGCCTGAAGGCCCACACGCTTTTCAAGCGGGACGTGGACTACGTCGTCAAGGACGGCGAGGTTATGATCGTCGATGAATTCACCGGCCGGCTGATGCCGGGCCGCCGCTGGAGCGACGGGCTGCACCAGGCGGTCGAGGCGAAGGAAGGGGTGAAGATCGCCAACGAAAACCAGACGCTGGCCTCGATTACCTTCCAAAACTACTTCCGGCTGTACAAAAAACTGGGCGGGATGACGGGTACGGCCGATACCGAGGCGGCGGAGTTTGCAAAAATCTACAATCTCGACGTGATGGTGATCCCGCCCAACCGGAACATGATCCGGAAGGATTTTGCCGACGTCGTGTACCGGACCGAACGCGAAAAATTCAATGCGATCGTCGAAGAAGTGGGCGAACTCCATCAAAACGGTCAGCCGGTTCTCGTGGGCACGATCTCCATCGAAAAATCCGAACGGTTGAGCGGGCTCCTCAAGCGCCAGGGCATCAAGCACTCCGTCTTGAACGCCAAATACCATGAAAAGGAGGCCGAGATCATCGCGCAGGCCGGGAGCAAAGGGGCCGTGACGATCGCGACCAACATGGCCGGGCGCGGCACGGACATTCTCCTGGGAGGGAACCCTGATTTTCTCTTCAAACGGCATCTCATCCAGCAACCCGAGATGCCCCCGGACGAGCAGGCCCGGCTTTTTGAGCGGATCAAAAAGGAATGCGAGGCCGAAAAAGCGGATGTGGTCACGCTGGGCGGGCTTCACATCCTGGGCACCGAGCGCCATGAGAGCCGCCGGATCGACAACCAGTTGCGGGGACGGGCCGGCCGGCAGGGGGATCCGGGATCGTCGCGCTTTTACCTTTCCCTGGAAGACGATCTCATGCGGATTTTCGGCTCGGAGCGGATTTCGGGCCTGATGCAACGGCTCGGCATGGAGGAAGGGATCCCGATCGAGCACCGCATGGTCACCCGCGCCATCGAGAACGCCCAGAAGAAGGTGGAGGCGCATAATTTCGATATCCGGAAGCAGCTGCTCGAATACGACGACGTGATGAACAAACAGCGCGAGGTGATCTACGAACAACGGCGGCGGATCCTTCGCGGTGAAAATCTGACCGATCTGTTTCTGGGCATGATCGATGACCGTTTGGACGAGATCCTGGAACTGTACTGTCCGGAAGGGGTTTATCCCGAGGAATGGGATCTCAAAGGGCTCAACGAAGCGCTCGCCCGCCAGTTTGCGATGAATCCCGAGTCCGAATCGGAGATGAAAGACCTGGGACGAACGGCCCTGCGCGAGCATCTCATCCAGAAAATTGACGAGGCTTACAAAAATAAAGAGGCCGAATTGGGCGAGCCGTTGATGCGGCAGCTGGAAAAGATGGTGACGCTTCGGGTGATCGACACCCAATGGAAGGATCATCTCCTCGCGATGGATTACCTGAAGGAGGGAATCGGCCTGCGCGGTTACGGGCAGAAGGACCCCTTGGTGGAATACAAACGGGAAGGGTTCGGGATGTTCTCGGCCTTGATGGACCGCCTCAAGACCGATGCGGTGGAACATCTCTTCAAGATCCAGGTGGTCAAGGATCAGCCCGCGCCGGCGGCCCGGCCGGCGGCGCTACCCCAACCGCCCCGCCTTCAGTTCAGCCGGGGCGATGCCGCGGCCCAGCCCAAAACGGTGCAGCGGGAGGTTCAGAAGGTCGGCCGGAACGACCCCTGCCCCTGTGGAAGCGGAAAGAAATATAAAAAATGCCACGGACAATGA
- a CDS encoding nitrilase-related carbon-nitrogen hydrolase, with translation MLKIAGIQMRCSKDPDSNLRKAIEMIALAAERGAGIISTQQLFNLPWFAFESREDHFRWAEPIDGPTVSALRAEARKHAVVLIGTFFEKDGDAHYNTSAVIEKDGTLVGRYRKVHLPQIPLWEEKYYFKAGDLGFPVFETSLARIGIQICWDNFFPEGSRIMALQGAQILFAPTAAAFASQSRWEKMICANAIANNVFILRINRAGQEERQTFYGRSFCVNPFGELIASPAGENDAVVFSEVNLNEVQETRDIWTFFRDRRPELYGELAQP, from the coding sequence ATGCTGAAGATCGCCGGCATCCAGATGCGATGCTCCAAGGACCCCGACTCTAATCTCCGAAAAGCCATCGAGATGATCGCCCTGGCCGCGGAACGGGGGGCCGGAATCATCTCCACACAACAGCTTTTCAACCTGCCCTGGTTTGCCTTCGAGAGCCGGGAGGATCATTTTCGGTGGGCCGAGCCCATCGACGGGCCGACCGTTTCAGCCCTTCGGGCGGAAGCCCGGAAACACGCCGTGGTGTTGATCGGAACTTTTTTCGAAAAAGACGGGGATGCCCACTACAACACGTCGGCCGTGATCGAGAAAGACGGGACCTTGGTCGGCCGTTACCGAAAGGTGCATCTTCCCCAGATCCCGTTGTGGGAGGAGAAGTATTATTTCAAGGCGGGGGATCTCGGATTCCCGGTCTTTGAAACCTCCCTAGCGCGGATCGGCATTCAGATCTGCTGGGACAATTTTTTCCCGGAGGGCAGCCGGATCATGGCCCTGCAGGGCGCGCAGATCCTCTTCGCCCCCACGGCGGCCGCCTTCGCTTCCCAGTCCCGCTGGGAGAAGATGATCTGCGCCAACGCCATCGCGAACAACGTCTTCATTCTTCGGATCAACCGCGCCGGCCAGGAGGAACGGCAAACGTTCTACGGTCGGAGTTTCTGCGTCAATCCCTTCGGAGAACTGATCGCCTCGCCCGCCGGGGAAAACGACGCCGTCGTGTTTTCGGAAGTTAACCTGAACGAGGTTCAGGAAACGCGAGACATCTGGACCTTTTTCCGGGACCGTCGGCCCGAACTCTACGGGGAACTCGCACAACCATGA
- a CDS encoding sensor domain-containing diguanylate cyclase — translation MKTLDLLNRYRTENGRLRSALAQRSKELSFFINSGKALTSTLEFNKILRVIMERAQRLIKCDAWSLLLLDEEVQELRFVAAKGTKGVNKVRLKVGQGIAGWVAKTGQPLIIRDIRKDRRFSRAADRITRFKTRSVLCVPIVNKKRTIGVLEMINKQNRKPFDETDQDLLRKLVDQAAIALERASLYERMSNLAITDDLTKLYNFRYLDQILDREINRCRRYGSILSLIFFDMDYFKHVNDVHGHLMGSKVLVEVARILVENLRDVDIISRYGGDEFVVVLPETDVETAARITHRLHKSLKAHEFLKDEGLQINMSASFGIAGYPEHAMTKRDLVRMADQAMYLAKNSGRDQVCIAEKRAARTRARAH, via the coding sequence ATGAAGACGCTGGACCTTCTCAATCGTTACCGGACCGAGAACGGCCGTCTGCGCAGCGCCCTCGCCCAACGCTCCAAGGAACTGTCCTTCTTCATCAACAGCGGGAAGGCCCTGACCTCCACGTTGGAATTCAACAAGATCCTCCGGGTCATCATGGAAAGGGCGCAGCGGCTGATCAAGTGCGACGCCTGGTCGTTGCTGCTCTTGGATGAGGAGGTTCAGGAGCTCCGTTTTGTCGCGGCCAAGGGGACCAAGGGCGTCAACAAGGTTCGCTTAAAAGTGGGCCAGGGCATCGCCGGTTGGGTCGCCAAGACCGGCCAGCCCTTGATCATCCGGGATATCCGGAAGGACCGGCGCTTCAGCCGTGCCGCGGACCGCATCACCCGGTTCAAGACCCGCTCCGTTCTGTGCGTGCCGATCGTCAACAAAAAGCGGACGATCGGCGTCCTGGAAATGATCAACAAACAGAACCGAAAACCCTTCGATGAAACCGACCAGGATCTCCTCCGGAAACTCGTGGATCAGGCCGCGATCGCGCTGGAGCGGGCCAGCCTCTATGAGCGCATGTCGAATCTGGCGATCACGGACGACCTGACCAAGCTTTATAATTTCCGTTACCTGGACCAAATCCTCGACCGCGAAATCAATCGCTGCCGGCGCTACGGGTCCATTCTCTCGCTCATCTTTTTCGACATGGACTACTTCAAACACGTGAACGATGTCCATGGGCATCTCATGGGCAGCAAGGTCCTGGTGGAGGTGGCGCGTATCCTGGTTGAAAACCTCAGGGACGTGGACATCATCTCGCGCTACGGCGGCGACGAATTCGTCGTGGTCCTTCCGGAAACCGATGTCGAGACGGCCGCCCGGATCACCCACCGCTTGCACAAAAGCCTGAAGGCTCACGAGTTCTTGAAGGACGAAGGATTGCAGATCAATATGTCGGCCAGCTTCGGGATCGCGGGGTATCCGGAGCATGCGATGACGAAGCGGGATCTTGTCCGGATGGCCGACCAGGCGATGTATCTGGCCAAGAACAGCGGGCGCGACCAGGTTTGCATCGCCGAGAAGCGCGCCGCGCGGACCCGGGCCCGCGCCCACTAA
- a CDS encoding DNA recombination protein RmuC, whose translation MEIVLVIGIVAVIGLLIVVLLQGKNKPPDTGMLVMQQQVDALRQQITETIAGNTTALNQQLSSVTQQVNQQLAAMVQQLQNATGQIGTRLDNAARVVGEVKQNLGELSKATQQVFDVGKDIASLQEILRAPKLRGILGELFLGDLLAQILPPNHFTLQHRFKSGEAVDAVIRLGQFLVPVDSKFPLENFRRVVESKNDEERKAARKKFNADVKKHADAIADKYILPDEGTFPFALMYIPAENVYYETIIKDENLGDEKSLSAYALERKVIPVSPNSLYAYLQAIVMGLKGLQIEKSAQIIISHLERLRGDFERFRKEFEVIGTHLTNAKGRYEEASIRLDRFGERLISAGQGDALPGELKDDPLSLNPHGERNPSP comes from the coding sequence ATGGAAATTGTTCTCGTCATCGGGATCGTCGCCGTCATCGGGCTGTTGATCGTCGTCCTGCTGCAGGGCAAAAACAAGCCGCCGGACACCGGGATGCTGGTGATGCAGCAGCAGGTGGACGCGCTGCGGCAGCAGATCACCGAAACGATCGCGGGGAACACAACCGCCCTCAACCAGCAGCTCTCCTCCGTCACGCAGCAGGTCAACCAGCAGCTCGCCGCGATGGTCCAGCAGCTCCAGAACGCGACGGGACAGATTGGGACGCGCCTCGACAACGCCGCCCGGGTGGTGGGCGAGGTGAAACAGAACCTGGGCGAGCTTTCGAAGGCCACCCAGCAGGTGTTCGATGTCGGGAAGGACATCGCCAGCCTGCAGGAAATTCTCCGGGCCCCGAAACTCCGCGGGATTCTGGGCGAGCTTTTCTTGGGAGACCTCCTGGCCCAGATCCTCCCGCCCAACCATTTCACGCTTCAACACCGCTTCAAAAGCGGCGAGGCGGTGGACGCGGTGATCCGGCTGGGCCAATTCCTGGTGCCGGTGGATTCGAAGTTTCCGCTGGAGAATTTCCGGCGGGTGGTCGAATCCAAAAACGACGAGGAGCGGAAGGCCGCCCGAAAAAAATTCAACGCGGACGTCAAGAAACACGCCGACGCCATCGCCGACAAATACATCCTGCCGGACGAGGGAACCTTTCCCTTCGCGCTGATGTACATCCCGGCCGAGAATGTCTACTATGAAACCATCATCAAGGATGAAAACCTCGGCGACGAAAAGAGCCTGTCGGCCTACGCCCTCGAACGCAAGGTGATCCCCGTCTCGCCCAACAGTCTGTACGCGTATCTCCAGGCGATCGTGATGGGCCTCAAGGGGCTTCAGATCGAGAAGAGCGCCCAGATCATCATCAGCCACCTGGAACGTCTGCGGGGGGACTTCGAGCGGTTCCGGAAGGAATTCGAGGTGATCGGCACGCACCTCACCAACGCCAAGGGCCGGTATGAGGAGGCCTCGATCCGTCTGGATCGGTTCGGGGAGCGCTTGATCTCGGCGGGCCAGGGGGACGCGTTGCCCGGAGAATTGAAAGACGATCCGCTAAGCCTCAATCCGCACGGCGAGCGCAACCCCTCCCCGTGA
- a CDS encoding TRL domain-containing protein yields the protein MSTKSVNVIWRTAALAVLTAGLAGCIYANTTMPLAWISNTRLDVKDLTLDNQEIVGQSTAHALLFGMISWGDAGLDAALEDAKRKAGVEVKEVYDVKTDQRVFNVLGLYISRTIIVTAKAAH from the coding sequence ATGTCGACGAAATCCGTCAACGTGATTTGGAGAACCGCCGCCCTGGCGGTGCTTACGGCAGGTCTGGCCGGCTGCATTTATGCCAATACCACGATGCCCCTGGCCTGGATTTCCAACACCCGCCTGGACGTGAAAGACCTGACCTTGGATAATCAAGAGATCGTGGGTCAATCCACCGCCCATGCCCTGCTCTTCGGAATGATCTCGTGGGGAGACGCGGGGCTCGATGCGGCCCTGGAGGATGCGAAGCGGAAGGCCGGGGTCGAGGTCAAGGAGGTTTATGATGTAAAAACCGACCAGAGGGTGTTCAACGTTCTCGGCTTGTATATCAGCCGAACCATCATCGTCACCGCCAAGGCGGCGCATTAA
- a CDS encoding AAA family ATPase — MIWYRSLMDPAAYPHPVREIRHLATHISDVFLTGPFAYKIKKPVDLKFLDFSTLEKRRYYCEREVALNRRLAPEIYLGVVPITRDGERFRVDGKGEPVEYAVKMVQFAQEGLLDAMAERDELSRGTIVELASRIARFHRSAERADDVFGTPEAVGENVLRNFEQTAKFQESVVPPKRFSRLREYSEHFLTQKALLFRERIKRGAIRVCHGDLHLQNICLDGGRLIVFDCIEFNDALNHIDVVNEIAFLLMDLDHRGLSAPGGRFLNAYLEQTQDYQGLSMLDFYLVYRACVRAKVACILIEDPDITEVEKAMARERASSYFELAERYLADRRPGLILMAGVSGTGKSTVAWEVAESLEGVVIRSDAVRKSLAGAGPEARSATDYGRGIYTSEMTERTYDGLLERAEYVIASGRWAVLDATYARMRHRSVVSSWAKKKTLPFVILHCTAPPAVLEARLAQRTAEGTDVSDADAGIMRRQLSAFEPFGPEEAGSVVAVDTEKPWNGKEIVAVCRTRAEPH; from the coding sequence ATGATCTGGTATCGCTCGCTCATGGACCCTGCGGCTTACCCGCATCCCGTCCGGGAGATCCGGCATCTGGCGACGCATATCTCGGACGTCTTCCTGACCGGGCCGTTTGCCTACAAGATCAAAAAACCGGTCGATTTGAAATTCCTCGATTTCTCTACACTGGAAAAACGGCGCTATTATTGCGAGCGGGAAGTGGCCTTGAACCGCCGCTTGGCGCCGGAGATCTACCTGGGGGTGGTGCCGATCACGCGGGACGGCGAGCGTTTCCGCGTCGATGGGAAAGGGGAGCCGGTGGAGTACGCCGTGAAGATGGTCCAGTTCGCCCAGGAAGGACTCCTGGATGCGATGGCCGAGCGGGACGAACTGTCGCGCGGGACGATCGTGGAACTGGCCTCCCGGATCGCCCGCTTTCACCGGTCCGCCGAGCGCGCCGACGACGTATTCGGGACACCGGAGGCGGTCGGGGAGAATGTGCTCCGGAACTTCGAGCAGACGGCGAAATTCCAGGAGAGCGTCGTGCCACCGAAGCGATTTTCGAGGCTCCGGGAGTATTCGGAACATTTTCTGACCCAGAAAGCGCTCCTGTTCCGTGAGCGGATCAAGCGCGGCGCGATCCGCGTCTGTCACGGCGACCTGCACCTTCAGAATATCTGCCTCGATGGGGGCCGCTTGATCGTCTTCGATTGCATCGAGTTCAACGACGCCCTGAATCATATCGACGTCGTCAACGAGATCGCTTTCTTGTTGATGGATCTGGACCATCGCGGCCTTTCGGCGCCGGGCGGTCGCTTCCTCAACGCCTATCTGGAGCAAACCCAGGACTACCAGGGACTGTCGATGCTGGATTTCTATCTCGTCTACCGGGCCTGCGTGAGGGCGAAGGTGGCCTGCATTCTTATCGAGGACCCCGATATCACCGAGGTGGAAAAGGCCATGGCCCGGGAGCGCGCCTCGTCCTACTTCGAGCTGGCCGAGCGTTATCTGGCCGACCGCCGCCCCGGTCTGATTTTAATGGCGGGGGTGAGCGGAACGGGAAAGAGCACCGTCGCGTGGGAAGTCGCGGAGTCGTTGGAGGGGGTCGTGATTCGTTCGGATGCCGTGCGCAAATCGCTGGCCGGGGCGGGTCCGGAGGCGCGAAGCGCGACGGATTACGGCCGCGGCATCTACACGTCCGAGATGACCGAACGAACCTATGACGGCCTTCTGGAACGGGCCGAATACGTGATCGCGAGCGGGCGCTGGGCCGTTCTCGACGCCACATATGCCCGGATGCGGCACCGATCGGTCGTAAGTTCGTGGGCCAAAAAAAAGACCCTGCCTTTCGTGATCCTCCATTGCACCGCGCCCCCCGCCGTTCTTGAAGCCCGTCTGGCGCAAAGGACGGCCGAGGGGACGGACGTTTCGGATGCCGATGCCGGGATCATGCGGCGGCAACTCTCGGCGTTCGAGCCCTTCGGTCCGGAGGAGGCGGGGTCCGTGGTCGCGGTGGATACGGAAAAGCCGTGGAACGGGAAGGAGATCGTGGCCGTATGCCGGACGAGGGCCGAGCCCCACTGA
- a CDS encoding SAM-dependent methyltransferase has translation MPDEGRAPLIHKIQEEIRQKGRMTFARFMERALYDPEEGYYTSSGERIGLGGDYYTSPEVHPIFGRLLAKQIRQMETLLPGPGPFTILEMGAGKGLLARDILAGLKTDAPEDFRRFRYAVIERSPAMAARQKALLAFSDLASPVRWYSDIEEVQAGGSLVGCVLSNELVDAFPVHRVVATKDGLDEIYVDVDGDRFVETREVPSTPDLEAYFKRLKIRLAEGQRAEVNLEAARWIREVGKALDLGFVITIDYGYPASELFAPHRKKGSLLCYYRHTVNDDPYARIGEQDITAHVDFTGLARAGAEAGLSVTGFTNQLNFLMSLGIAREMERFDPESPEMLSVKRLLARESMGGVFKVLIQHKGLTPPPLEGLTFRPYFNDVLAG, from the coding sequence ATGCCGGACGAGGGCCGAGCCCCACTGATTCATAAAATCCAGGAGGAGATCCGACAAAAAGGGCGGATGACCTTCGCCCGGTTCATGGAGCGGGCGCTGTATGATCCGGAAGAAGGTTATTATACCTCATCGGGAGAGCGCATCGGGCTCGGCGGGGATTATTACACCAGCCCCGAGGTGCATCCGATCTTCGGCCGCCTGCTGGCCAAGCAGATCCGGCAGATGGAAACGCTCCTACCGGGGCCGGGGCCTTTTACGATCCTGGAGATGGGGGCCGGAAAGGGGCTGCTCGCCAGGGACATCCTGGCCGGATTGAAGACGGATGCGCCGGAGGATTTTAGGCGGTTTCGTTACGCCGTGATCGAGCGCAGCCCGGCGATGGCCGCCCGGCAGAAAGCGCTGCTGGCCTTCTCCGATTTGGCGTCGCCGGTCCGCTGGTATTCGGATATCGAGGAGGTCCAGGCCGGGGGTTCCCTCGTCGGGTGCGTCCTTTCCAACGAACTTGTGGACGCCTTCCCGGTCCATCGGGTCGTTGCGACCAAAGACGGGCTGGATGAAATTTATGTCGATGTCGACGGGGACCGCTTCGTTGAGACGAGAGAGGTTCCCTCGACGCCGGATCTGGAGGCCTATTTCAAGCGGCTGAAAATCCGCTTGGCCGAGGGCCAGCGGGCCGAGGTGAATCTGGAAGCGGCCCGGTGGATTCGTGAAGTCGGAAAGGCCTTGGACCTGGGTTTTGTGATCACGATCGATTACGGCTACCCGGCCTCGGAACTGTTCGCGCCGCACCGGAAAAAGGGGAGCCTTCTCTGCTATTACCGTCATACCGTCAACGACGATCCCTACGCCCGGATCGGCGAGCAGGATATCACGGCCCATGTTGATTTCACCGGGCTGGCCCGGGCCGGCGCCGAGGCCGGGCTGTCCGTGACCGGGTTTACGAATCAGCTCAATTTTCTGATGAGCCTCGGGATCGCCCGGGAGATGGAACGGTTCGATCCGGAGAGTCCCGAGATGCTGTCCGTAAAACGCCTGCTGGCGCGGGAGAGCATGGGCGGGGTGTTCAAGGTCCTCATCCAGCACAAGGGGCTCACCCCTCCCCCGCTGGAGGGATTGACCTTCCGCCCGTATTTTAACGATGTACTGGCCGGGTGA
- a CDS encoding PilZ domain-containing protein, whose protein sequence is MATDENQNNPENQEARETPKKAADKRKYLRYPIIILKVTSGGQKQHLFGYAKNISRGGLFIQSVNPREPGERFIISFHIPDTEIQVRCKCEVVWMRKYHPKDKLEPGYGIRFLDLPPGAGNAIEDWIKKRL, encoded by the coding sequence ATGGCGACGGACGAGAACCAAAATAACCCGGAAAACCAGGAGGCCAGGGAGACGCCTAAAAAGGCCGCGGACAAGCGCAAATATTTGCGTTACCCCATAATCATTCTCAAGGTGACCAGCGGGGGGCAAAAGCAGCATTTGTTCGGATACGCAAAGAACATCAGCCGCGGGGGACTTTTTATTCAATCGGTCAATCCCCGCGAGCCCGGGGAGCGCTTCATCATCTCCTTCCATATTCCCGATACCGAGATTCAGGTCCGTTGCAAGTGCGAGGTGGTCTGGATGCGAAAATACCATCCCAAGGATAAATTGGAGCCCGGTTACGGCATCCGCTTTCTCGACCTGCCGCCGGGCGCGGGAAATGCGATCGAAGACTGGATCAAGAAGCGGCTCTGA